A single region of the Pseudomonas solani genome encodes:
- a CDS encoding lysoplasmalogenase, translating to MQWLLIGLIGAVAYLYGDAADLDTLCFWTKPVPILALLAWLLQSAPHGLYRRWVTLGLLLCLAGDVLLQWSPDFFVFGLGAFLLGHLAYIGAYLADTRRLAPLALLAAALFGIGMFAVLASGGLGDLLVPVALYALTISTMLWRALARLGASEPGRRSVQVAAAGALCFVVSDSLLGVNRFVAPFEMAGLAIMLTYWLGQLGIVASAVLHGRR from the coding sequence ATGCAGTGGCTGTTGATCGGGCTGATCGGTGCTGTCGCCTACCTGTACGGCGACGCCGCCGACCTGGATACGCTGTGTTTCTGGACCAAGCCGGTGCCCATCCTCGCCCTGCTCGCCTGGCTGCTGCAAAGCGCCCCGCACGGTCTTTATCGACGCTGGGTTACGCTGGGGCTGCTGCTGTGCCTGGCCGGCGACGTATTGTTGCAGTGGTCGCCGGACTTCTTCGTCTTCGGCCTGGGCGCCTTCCTCCTCGGCCACCTGGCCTATATCGGTGCCTACCTGGCGGATACCCGGCGCCTGGCACCCCTGGCTCTGCTGGCGGCGGCGCTGTTCGGCATCGGCATGTTCGCGGTGCTGGCCAGCGGCGGCCTCGGTGACCTGCTGGTGCCGGTGGCGCTCTATGCGCTGACCATCAGCACCATGCTCTGGCGCGCCCTCGCCCGCCTCGGTGCAAGCGAACCGGGCCGGCGCTCGGTGCAGGTCGCGGCCGCCGGAGCGCTGTGCTTCGTGGTGTCCGACAGCCTGCTGGGGGTCAACCGCTTCGTCGCGCCCTTCGAGATGGCGGGGTTGGCCATCATGCTCACCTACTGGCTTGGGCAGCTGGGCATAGTCGCATCGGCGGTGCTGCACGGGCGACGCTGA
- the cmoA gene encoding carboxy-S-adenosyl-L-methionine synthase CmoA has translation MKHNPDRIYATPQAQVSDFAFNEDVVKVFPDMIKRSVPGYPTIVENIGVLAARFAQPNTRLYDLGASLGAVTQALRRHVRTDGCRVLAVDNSAAMVERCREYLHAQDSMYQELLPVEVLEADILALEFQPTSLVAMNFTLQFVAREERQPLLARIHQALLPGGALILSEKLRFTDAAEHELLTDLHIDFKRANGYSELEIAQKRSALENVMRPDSLEEHRERLLAAGFSRVVPWFQCLNFASLIALP, from the coding sequence GTGAAGCACAACCCCGACCGCATCTATGCCACGCCCCAGGCTCAAGTCTCCGACTTCGCGTTCAACGAGGACGTGGTCAAGGTGTTCCCGGACATGATCAAGCGCTCGGTGCCGGGCTACCCGACCATCGTCGAGAACATCGGCGTACTGGCCGCCCGCTTCGCCCAGCCCAATACCCGCCTGTATGACCTGGGTGCCTCCCTCGGCGCGGTGACCCAGGCCCTGCGCCGCCATGTGCGCACCGATGGCTGCCGGGTGCTGGCTGTGGATAACTCCGCCGCGATGGTAGAACGCTGCCGCGAGTACCTGCACGCCCAGGATTCCATGTACCAGGAACTGCTGCCGGTGGAGGTGCTGGAGGCGGATATCCTCGCCCTGGAATTCCAGCCGACCTCGCTGGTGGCGATGAACTTCACCCTGCAGTTCGTCGCCCGCGAGGAACGCCAGCCCCTGCTGGCGCGCATCCATCAGGCGTTGCTGCCGGGTGGTGCATTGATTCTTTCGGAGAAGCTGCGCTTCACCGATGCCGCGGAGCATGAGCTGCTCACCGACCTGCACATCGACTTCAAGCGCGCCAACGGCTACAGCGAACTGGAGATTGCCCAGAAACGCAGCGCCCTGGAAAACGTGATGCGCCCCGACAGCCTGGAGGAACACCGCGAGCGCCTGCTGGCGGCCGGCTTCTCCCGCGTGGTGCCCTGGTTCCAGTGCCTCAACTTCGCCTCGCTGATCGCCCTGCCATGA
- the cmoB gene encoding tRNA 5-methoxyuridine(34)/uridine 5-oxyacetic acid(34) synthase CmoB produces the protein MIRTLDLDALQQTLMGTPLQDWAADLPGQLDAKLAIGHGDLQRWGASVDALPPITPTRVELAQRFALDGDCDEATRALLKDALMGLIPWRKGPFELFGVHVDTEWRSDWKWSRVSPHLDLRGKRVLDVGCGNGYYQWRMLGAGAGSVVGIDPNWLFFCQFLAMKRYLPELPAWHLPLALEELPAKLEGFDTVFSMGVLYHRRSPIDHLFDLKDCLLRGGELVLETLVVEGDAQQVLVPEDRYAQMRNVWFLPSVPALELWLRRAGFVDVRCVDVSVTSIEEQRSTEWMRYQSLPEFLDPADHSRTIEGLPAPARAVMVARKP, from the coding sequence ATGATCCGTACCCTCGATCTCGACGCCCTGCAGCAAACGCTCATGGGCACCCCGCTGCAGGATTGGGCCGCCGACCTGCCCGGCCAACTCGACGCCAAGCTGGCCATCGGTCACGGCGACCTTCAGCGCTGGGGCGCGTCGGTGGACGCCCTGCCGCCGATCACGCCAACCCGCGTGGAACTGGCACAACGCTTCGCCCTCGACGGCGATTGCGACGAAGCCACCCGCGCCCTGCTCAAGGATGCGCTGATGGGGCTGATCCCCTGGCGCAAGGGGCCCTTCGAGCTGTTCGGCGTGCATGTCGACACCGAGTGGCGCTCCGATTGGAAATGGTCCCGGGTCTCGCCGCACCTCGACCTGCGCGGCAAGCGCGTGCTGGATGTCGGCTGCGGCAACGGCTACTACCAGTGGCGCATGCTCGGCGCCGGTGCCGGCAGCGTGGTGGGCATCGACCCGAACTGGCTGTTCTTCTGCCAATTCCTGGCCATGAAGCGCTACCTGCCAGAGCTCCCCGCCTGGCACCTGCCCCTGGCCCTGGAAGAGCTGCCGGCGAAGCTGGAAGGCTTCGACACGGTGTTTTCCATGGGCGTGCTCTACCACCGCCGCTCGCCCATCGACCACCTGTTCGACCTCAAGGACTGCCTGCTGCGCGGCGGTGAGCTGGTGCTGGAAACCCTGGTAGTGGAAGGCGACGCCCAGCAGGTGCTGGTGCCCGAAGACCGCTACGCGCAGATGCGCAACGTGTGGTTCCTGCCGTCGGTTCCGGCGCTGGAGTTGTGGCTGCGCCGCGCCGGTTTCGTCGACGTGCGCTGTGTGGACGTCAGCGTCACCAGCATCGAGGAGCAGCGCAGTACCGAGTGGATGCGCTACCAGTCCCTGCCCGAATTCCTCGACCCGGCCGACCACAGCCGCACCATCGAAGGCCTCCCCGCCCCGGCTCGAGCGGTGATGGTGGCGCGCAAGCCGTAG
- the pdxJ gene encoding pyridoxine 5'-phosphate synthase codes for MTEANRVLLGVNIDHVATLRQARGTRYPDPVKAALDAEEAGADGITVHLREDRRHIQERDVRVLKEVMQTRMNFEMGVTEEMLAFAEEIRPEHVCLVPETRQELTTEGGLDVAGQEARIKAAVERLARLGSEVSLFIDADPAQIEASHRVGAPAIELHTGRYADAHTPEEAAHELQRIREGVALGLKLGLVVNAGHGLHYHNVEPVAAIPGINELNIGHALVAHALFVGFKQAVIEMKQLIQGAQASRA; via the coding sequence GTGACTGAAGCCAACCGTGTTCTGCTCGGCGTCAACATCGACCACGTCGCCACCCTGCGCCAGGCCCGTGGCACCCGCTACCCGGACCCGGTCAAGGCCGCGCTGGACGCCGAGGAAGCCGGCGCCGACGGCATCACCGTGCACCTGCGCGAGGACCGCCGGCACATCCAGGAGCGTGACGTGCGCGTGCTCAAGGAGGTCATGCAGACGCGCATGAACTTCGAGATGGGTGTCACCGAGGAGATGCTCGCCTTCGCCGAGGAGATCCGCCCCGAGCATGTCTGCCTGGTACCGGAAACCCGCCAGGAACTGACCACCGAAGGCGGCCTCGACGTCGCCGGCCAGGAAGCCCGCATCAAAGCTGCGGTCGAGCGCCTGGCGCGTCTGGGCAGTGAAGTCTCCCTGTTCATCGATGCCGACCCGGCGCAGATCGAAGCCTCCCACCGCGTCGGCGCCCCCGCCATCGAACTGCACACCGGCCGCTACGCCGACGCCCACACCCCGGAAGAAGCCGCCCACGAGCTGCAGCGCATCCGCGAAGGCGTCGCCCTGGGCTTGAAGCTCGGCCTGGTGGTCAACGCCGGCCACGGCCTGCACTACCACAACGTCGAACCGGTAGCCGCCATCCCCGGCATCAATGAGCTGAATATCGGTCACGCCCTGGTGGCCCATGCGCTGTTTGTTGGTTTCAAGCAGGCGGTGATCGAGATGAAACAGCTGATCCAGGGGGCGCAAGCGTCACGAGCTTGA
- the recO gene encoding DNA repair protein RecO produces MQTSAQPAFVLHSRAYRESSALVDFLTPEGRLRAVMRGARGKAGTLVRPFVPLEAEFRGRGELKNVGRLESAGIPHFLTGEALFSGLYLNELTIRLLPAEAPHPALFEHYAATLQALAGGRPLEPLLRAFEWRLLDELGYGFALDIDLHGTPIAASGIYRLLPDAGLEPVGQLQPGLFQGAELLALADADWSAPGALAAAKRLMRQALAPHLGGRPLASRELFMTLKEPSRD; encoded by the coding sequence ATGCAGACCAGTGCGCAACCGGCCTTCGTACTGCACAGCAGGGCCTACCGCGAAAGCAGCGCGCTGGTGGATTTCCTCACCCCGGAAGGGCGGCTTCGCGCCGTCATGCGGGGTGCGCGGGGCAAGGCCGGTACTTTGGTCCGGCCCTTCGTGCCGCTGGAGGCCGAATTCCGCGGCCGTGGTGAGCTGAAGAACGTGGGGCGCCTGGAAAGCGCCGGCATCCCCCACTTCCTCACCGGTGAGGCGCTGTTCAGCGGCCTCTACCTCAATGAACTGACCATCCGCCTGCTGCCGGCCGAAGCGCCGCACCCCGCGCTGTTCGAGCATTACGCCGCCACCCTCCAGGCCCTGGCCGGCGGCCGTCCGCTGGAGCCGCTGCTACGCGCTTTCGAATGGCGCCTGCTGGACGAGCTGGGCTATGGTTTTGCCCTGGACATCGACCTCCACGGCACGCCCATCGCCGCCAGCGGCATCTACCGCCTGTTGCCCGATGCCGGCCTCGAGCCCGTTGGCCAACTGCAGCCGGGCCTGTTCCAGGGCGCCGAACTGCTGGCCCTGGCCGATGCCGACTGGAGCGCGCCCGGTGCCCTTGCTGCGGCCAAGCGCCTGATGCGCCAGGCCCTGGCGCCCCATCTCGGCGGCAGGCCCCTGGCCAGCCGCGAACTCTTCATGACACTCAAGGAACCCTCCCGTGACTGA
- the era gene encoding GTPase Era, producing the protein MTDTNTQRCGYVAIVGRPNVGKSTLLNHILGQKLAITSRKPQTTRHNMLGIKTEGDVQAVYVDTPGLHKNNEKALNRYMNKTASAALKDVDVVIFVVDRNRWTDEDQLVLERVQYVQGPVILAINKTDRLDDKADLMPHLAWLQEQLPKAEVVPISAQQGHNLDTLERLVAERLPEGEHFFPEDQITDRSSRFLAAELVREKIMRQLGAELPYQITVEIEEFKQEGRILHIHALILVERDGQKKIIIGDGGERIKRIGQEARKDMEVLFDSKVMLNLWVKVKGGWSDDERALRSLGYNDQ; encoded by the coding sequence ATGACTGATACCAATACCCAGCGCTGTGGCTATGTCGCCATCGTCGGTCGCCCCAACGTGGGCAAGTCGACGCTGCTCAACCACATCCTCGGGCAGAAGCTGGCGATCACCTCGCGCAAGCCGCAGACCACCCGCCACAACATGCTCGGCATCAAGACCGAGGGTGATGTCCAGGCCGTCTATGTCGATACCCCCGGCCTGCACAAGAACAACGAGAAAGCGCTCAACCGCTACATGAACAAGACCGCCTCGGCCGCCCTCAAGGATGTCGACGTGGTGATCTTCGTGGTCGACCGCAACCGCTGGACCGACGAGGACCAACTGGTGCTCGAGCGCGTCCAGTACGTCCAGGGCCCGGTGATCCTGGCCATCAACAAGACCGACCGCCTGGACGACAAGGCCGACCTGATGCCGCACCTGGCCTGGCTCCAGGAGCAGCTGCCCAAGGCCGAAGTGGTGCCGATCTCCGCCCAGCAGGGGCACAACCTCGACACCCTGGAGCGCCTGGTCGCCGAACGCCTGCCCGAGGGCGAGCACTTCTTCCCGGAAGACCAGATCACCGACCGCAGCAGCCGTTTCCTCGCTGCCGAGCTGGTGCGCGAGAAGATCATGCGCCAGCTCGGTGCCGAACTGCCCTACCAGATCACCGTCGAGATCGAGGAGTTCAAGCAGGAAGGCCGCATCCTCCATATCCATGCGCTGATCCTGGTGGAGCGCGACGGGCAGAAGAAAATCATCATTGGCGACGGTGGCGAGCGCATCAAGCGCATCGGCCAGGAAGCCCGCAAGGACATGGAGGTGCTGTTCGACTCCAAGGTCATGCTCAACCTCTGGGTCAAGGTGAAGGGTGGCTGGTCCGACGACGAGCGCGCCCTGCGCTCCCTGGGCTACAACGACCAGTAA
- the rnc gene encoding ribonuclease III produces the protein MSVSLSRLERQLGHTFQDQGLMTLALTHRSFAGRNNERLEFLGDAILNFVAGEALYERFPQAREGQLSRLRARLVKGETLALLARGFELGEYLRLGSGELKSGGFRRESILADALEALIGAIYLDAGMERARERVLAWLHNELEGLTLVDTNKDPKTRLQEFLQSRACELPRYEVVDIQGEPHCRTFFVECEIALLNDKTRGQGASRRIAEQVAAAAALVALGVENGHD, from the coding sequence GTGAGCGTATCCCTTAGCCGTCTCGAGCGTCAGCTCGGCCACACCTTCCAGGACCAGGGTCTGATGACCCTGGCCCTGACCCACCGCAGTTTCGCCGGGCGCAACAACGAACGCCTGGAGTTCCTCGGTGATGCCATTCTCAACTTCGTTGCCGGCGAGGCGCTCTACGAGCGTTTTCCCCAGGCCCGCGAAGGTCAGCTGTCACGCCTGCGTGCTCGCCTGGTCAAGGGTGAGACCCTGGCCCTGCTGGCCCGTGGTTTCGAGCTGGGCGAGTACCTGCGCCTGGGCTCCGGTGAGCTGAAAAGCGGCGGTTTCCGCCGCGAGTCGATCCTGGCCGATGCGCTGGAAGCGCTGATCGGTGCCATCTATCTCGATGCCGGCATGGAGCGCGCCCGTGAACGCGTCCTCGCCTGGCTGCACAACGAGCTGGAAGGCCTGACCCTGGTCGATACCAACAAGGACCCGAAAACCCGCCTGCAGGAATTCCTCCAGTCGCGGGCCTGCGAACTGCCCCGCTATGAAGTGGTGGATATCCAGGGCGAACCCCATTGCCGCACCTTCTTCGTCGAGTGCGAGATCGCCCTGCTGAATGACAAGACCCGTGGCCAGGGTGCCAGCCGACGCATTGCCGAACAGGTAGCGGCGGCAGCAGCACTGGTGGCCTTGGGCGTGGAGAACGGCCATGACTGA
- a CDS encoding DUF4845 domain-containing protein — MTFAHSQRGLSILGWLVVLAVVAFLASTAFKIVPHYMDYYAIEKMIKAVENEKGQNISTPRDFQDYVRKGMMVNGIRDIDLEKALQVKVENNDFYATLKYEKREPLIENLDLVVHFDKEFRVRVP, encoded by the coding sequence ATGACGTTTGCGCACTCGCAGAGGGGCTTGTCGATACTGGGCTGGCTGGTTGTCCTGGCCGTCGTCGCCTTCCTCGCCAGCACGGCCTTCAAGATCGTTCCGCACTACATGGATTACTACGCGATCGAGAAAATGATCAAGGCGGTCGAGAACGAGAAGGGCCAGAACATCTCCACTCCACGAGATTTCCAGGATTACGTGCGTAAAGGCATGATGGTCAACGGTATCCGTGATATCGACCTGGAGAAGGCCCTGCAGGTGAAGGTCGAGAACAACGACTTCTATGCCACGCTGAAATACGAAAAACGCGAGCCGCTGATCGAGAACCTCGATCTGGTGGTGCACTTCGACAAAGAATTCCGTGTGCGGGTCCCGTGA
- the lepB gene encoding signal peptidase I, with protein sequence MSINFPLLLVIAVAVCGVLALIDLVLLAPRRRSAIAAYEGQVGEPDPEVVEKLDKEPLLVEYGKSFFPVLAIVLVLRSFLVEPFQIPSGSMKPTLEVGDFILVNKFAYGIRLPVVDSKVIEVGDPQRGDVMVFRYPSDPNINYIKRVIGLPGDRIAYSSDKRLTVNGEQVAEKLIGDEPGTLGSSRLYEEKLGAAEHLIRKEMKRYRMEPGKEWVVPQGHYFMMGDNRDNSNDSRYWNDPNIPKDLLGMVPDRNIVGKAFAVWMSWPDPKMNNLPNFSRVGLIH encoded by the coding sequence ATGTCGATCAATTTCCCGCTCTTGTTGGTTATCGCCGTGGCTGTCTGCGGCGTACTCGCGCTCATCGATCTGGTTCTGCTGGCTCCGCGCCGGCGCTCTGCGATTGCCGCCTACGAGGGGCAAGTCGGCGAGCCCGACCCCGAGGTGGTGGAAAAGCTCGACAAGGAACCCTTGCTGGTGGAATACGGCAAGTCCTTCTTCCCGGTGCTGGCCATCGTGCTGGTGCTGCGGTCGTTCCTGGTCGAGCCCTTCCAGATTCCCTCCGGCTCGATGAAACCGACCCTGGAAGTGGGCGATTTCATCCTGGTCAACAAGTTCGCCTATGGCATTCGCCTGCCGGTGGTGGACAGCAAGGTGATCGAGGTCGGTGACCCGCAGCGCGGTGATGTCATGGTGTTCCGCTACCCCAGCGACCCGAACATCAACTACATCAAGCGCGTGATCGGCCTGCCGGGTGATCGTATCGCCTACAGCAGCGACAAGCGCCTCACCGTCAACGGCGAGCAGGTAGCGGAGAAGCTGATCGGCGACGAGCCGGGCACCCTGGGCAGCTCCCGCCTGTACGAGGAGAAGCTGGGCGCCGCCGAGCACCTCATCCGCAAGGAGATGAAGCGCTACCGCATGGAACCGGGCAAGGAGTGGGTGGTGCCGCAAGGGCATTACTTCATGATGGGCGACAACCGCGACAACTCGAATGACAGTCGCTACTGGAACGACCCGAACATTCCCAAGGACCTGCTCGGCATGGTTCCGGATCGCAACATCGTCGGCAAGGCGTTCGCCGTATGGATGAGCTGGCCGGACCCGAAGATGAACAACCTGCCGAATTTCTCCCGCGTGGGCCTCATTCACTGA
- the lepA gene encoding translation elongation factor 4 gives MSDLSHIRNFSIIAHIDHGKSTLADRFIQMCGGLSDREMEAQVLDSMDLERERGITIKAHSVTLHYKSQDGKTYQLNFIDTPGHVDFTYEVSRSLAACEGALLVVDAGQGVEAQSVANCYTAIEQGLEVMPVLNKMDLPQAEPERVKEEIEHIIGIDATDAVPCSAKSGMGVIDVLEQLVKVIPAPEGEIEAPLQALIIDSWFDNYLGVVSLVRVKHGRVKKGDKILVKSTGKLHQVDSVGVFTPKHTEMADLKAGEVGFIIAGIKDILGAPVGDTLTLSNTPDVDVLPGFQRIKPQVYAGLFPVSSDDFEDFREALQKLTLNDAALQYEPESSEALGFGFRIGFLGMLHMEIIQERLEREYDLDLITTAPTVIFEVVLKTGETIYVDNPSKLPDLSLVEEMREPIVRANILVPQEHLGNVITLCIEKRGVQRDMQFLSSQVQVCYDLPMNEVVLDFFDRLKSVSRGYASLDYSFDRFQSANLVKLDVLINGEKVDALALIVHRDQAHYKGRALTEKMKELIPRQMFDVAIQAAIGGQIVARTTVKALRKNVLAKCYGGDVSRKKKLLEKQKAGKKRMKQVGSVEIPQEAFLAVLKVDS, from the coding sequence GTGAGTGACCTGAGTCATATCCGCAATTTTTCGATCATCGCCCACATCGACCATGGCAAGTCGACCCTGGCCGACCGCTTCATCCAGATGTGTGGCGGCCTGTCCGACCGCGAGATGGAGGCCCAGGTCCTGGACTCCATGGACCTGGAGCGTGAACGCGGCATCACCATCAAGGCCCATAGCGTCACCCTGCACTACAAGTCGCAGGACGGTAAGACCTACCAGTTGAACTTCATCGATACCCCCGGCCACGTCGACTTCACCTATGAAGTCAGCCGCTCGCTGGCCGCCTGCGAAGGTGCGCTGCTGGTGGTGGATGCCGGCCAGGGCGTCGAGGCGCAGTCGGTCGCCAACTGTTACACCGCCATCGAGCAGGGGCTTGAAGTCATGCCCGTGCTGAACAAGATGGACCTGCCCCAGGCCGAGCCGGAGCGGGTCAAGGAAGAGATCGAGCACATCATCGGCATCGACGCCACCGACGCCGTGCCCTGCAGCGCCAAGAGCGGCATGGGCGTGATCGACGTGCTCGAGCAGCTGGTCAAGGTCATCCCTGCGCCCGAAGGCGAGATCGAGGCGCCGCTGCAGGCCCTGATCATCGACTCCTGGTTCGACAACTACCTGGGTGTGGTCTCCCTGGTACGGGTCAAGCACGGCCGGGTGAAGAAGGGCGACAAGATCCTGGTCAAGTCCACCGGCAAGCTCCACCAGGTGGACAGCGTCGGTGTATTCACCCCCAAGCACACCGAAATGGCCGACCTCAAGGCCGGTGAAGTGGGCTTCATCATCGCCGGTATCAAGGACATCCTCGGTGCCCCGGTGGGTGACACCCTGACCCTCTCCAATACTCCTGACGTCGACGTGCTGCCGGGCTTCCAGCGCATCAAGCCGCAGGTCTACGCCGGCCTGTTCCCGGTCAGTTCCGACGACTTCGAGGACTTCCGCGAAGCGCTGCAGAAACTGACCCTGAACGATGCCGCGCTGCAATACGAGCCGGAAAGCTCCGAAGCCCTGGGCTTCGGCTTCCGCATCGGCTTCCTCGGCATGCTGCACATGGAGATCATCCAGGAGCGCCTGGAGCGCGAATACGACCTGGACCTGATCACCACCGCGCCGACGGTAATCTTCGAGGTGGTGCTGAAGACCGGCGAGACGATCTACGTCGACAACCCGTCCAAGCTGCCCGACCTCTCGCTCGTCGAGGAAATGCGCGAACCCATCGTGCGCGCCAATATCCTCGTGCCCCAGGAGCACCTGGGCAACGTCATCACCCTGTGCATCGAGAAACGTGGCGTACAGCGCGACATGCAATTCCTCAGCAGCCAGGTTCAGGTTTGCTACGACCTGCCGATGAACGAAGTGGTGCTCGACTTCTTCGACCGCTTGAAGTCGGTGAGCCGCGGCTACGCGTCGCTGGACTACAGCTTCGACCGCTTCCAGTCGGCCAACCTGGTCAAGCTGGACGTGTTGATCAACGGTGAGAAGGTCGACGCGCTGGCGCTGATCGTTCACCGTGACCAGGCCCACTACAAAGGCCGCGCGCTGACCGAGAAAATGAAAGAACTGATCCCACGGCAGATGTTCGACGTGGCGATCCAGGCGGCGATCGGTGGTCAGATCGTTGCACGTACTACCGTAAAGGCGCTCAGGAAGAACGTTCTGGCCAAATGCTACGGCGGTGACGTCAGCCGTAAGAAGAAACTGCTGGAGAAGCAGAAGGCCGGTAAGAAAAGGATGAAGCAGGTCGGCAGTGTGGAAATTCCACAGGAAGCCTTCCTCGCAGTGCTCAAAGTGGATAGCTAG
- a CDS encoding DegQ family serine endoprotease — protein sequence MLSMKSCLSAFAAVLLLGQTFVAHAELPDFTPLVEEASPAVVNISTRQKLPSRAVAGNQAMPDLEGLPPMLREFFERSMPQVPRSPGGGRQREAQSLGSGFIISKDGYVLTNNHVVADADEIIVRLSDRSELEAKLIGADARTDVALLKVEGKDLPIVKLGKSDALKVGSWVLAIGSPFGFDHSVTAGIVSAKGRSLPNENYVPFIQTDVAINPGNSGGPLFNLDGEVVGINSQIFTRSGGFMGLSFAIPIDVAMSVADQLKAEGKVSRGWLGVVIQEVNKDLAESFGLDKPAGALVAQVLDDGPAAKGGLQVGDVILSMNGQPIVMSADLPHLVGALKPGSKIDLDVVREGSRKNLSLTIGSLPEDGEEVTSTGAPQGAERSSNRLGVLVAELSNEQKKSLDIKGGVVIKEVQDGPAALMGLRPGDVISHLNNQSIDSVQTFAKVAKELPKNRSVSMRVLRQGRASFITFKLSE from the coding sequence ATGCTAAGCATGAAATCCTGCCTGTCCGCGTTCGCGGCGGTGCTGCTGCTCGGTCAAACCTTTGTCGCGCATGCCGAATTGCCCGACTTCACGCCGCTGGTGGAGGAGGCCTCCCCGGCGGTCGTCAACATCAGTACCCGGCAGAAGCTGCCCTCGCGTGCGGTCGCTGGTAACCAGGCGATGCCCGATCTGGAAGGCCTGCCGCCCATGCTCCGCGAGTTCTTCGAGCGCAGCATGCCTCAGGTTCCGCGCAGTCCGGGGGGCGGTCGCCAGCGCGAGGCGCAGTCCCTGGGTTCGGGCTTCATCATCTCCAAGGATGGCTACGTCCTGACCAACAACCATGTGGTAGCGGATGCCGATGAAATCATCGTGCGCCTGTCCGACCGCAGCGAGCTGGAAGCCAAGCTGATCGGTGCCGATGCGCGCACCGACGTGGCTCTGCTCAAGGTCGAAGGCAAGGACCTGCCCATCGTCAAGCTCGGCAAGTCCGATGCGCTGAAAGTCGGCAGTTGGGTGTTGGCCATCGGCTCGCCCTTCGGCTTCGACCATTCGGTGACCGCCGGCATCGTCAGCGCCAAGGGGCGCAGCCTGCCGAACGAGAACTATGTGCCCTTCATCCAGACCGACGTGGCCATCAACCCGGGTAACTCCGGCGGCCCGCTGTTCAACCTGGATGGCGAGGTAGTGGGCATCAACTCGCAGATCTTCACCCGTTCCGGCGGCTTCATGGGCCTGTCCTTCGCCATCCCGATCGACGTCGCCATGAGTGTGGCCGACCAGCTCAAGGCCGAAGGCAAGGTCAGCCGCGGCTGGCTCGGCGTGGTAATCCAGGAAGTGAACAAGGATCTGGCCGAATCCTTCGGTCTCGACAAGCCGGCCGGTGCCCTCGTGGCCCAGGTGCTGGACGATGGCCCCGCCGCCAAGGGTGGCCTGCAGGTCGGTGACGTGATCCTCAGCATGAACGGCCAGCCGATCGTCATGTCCGCTGACCTGCCGCATCTGGTCGGGGCCCTCAAGCCTGGCAGCAAGATCGACCTTGATGTCGTTCGCGAAGGCTCGCGCAAGAACCTGTCGCTGACCATCGGCTCGCTGCCGGAAGACGGTGAGGAAGTCACCTCCACCGGTGCTCCGCAGGGTGCCGAGCGCAGCAGCAATCGTCTGGGCGTGCTGGTCGCCGAGCTGTCCAACGAGCAGAAGAAGAGCCTCGACATCAAGGGCGGTGTGGTGATCAAGGAAGTTCAGGATGGCCCGGCAGCCCTCATGGGCCTGCGCCCGGGTGATGTGATCAGCCACCTGAACAACCAGTCCATCGATTCGGTGCAGACCTTCGCCAAGGTGGCCAAGGAACTGCCGAAGAATCGTTCCGTGTCCATGCGCGTGCTGCGCCAGGGACGCGCCAGCTTCATCACCTTCAAGCTTTCGGAATAA